Proteins from one Drosophila gunungcola strain Sukarami chromosome 3R, Dgunungcola_SK_2, whole genome shotgun sequence genomic window:
- the LOC128252190 gene encoding mucin-5AC isoform X3 has product MVISKPDGAAPNGAAGGAGASSAAQTVAAPGGLDATGNSLAHPSGIPQDQIDNIMSGIANTGNVKMNNHRKKLRQRFDIIKKLGQGTYGKVQLGINKETGQEVAIKTIKKCKIEAEADLVRIRREVQIMSSVHHPNIIHIYEVFENREKMVLVMEFAAGGELYDYLSERKVLTEEEARRIFRQVATAVYYCHKHKICHRDLKLENILLDEKGNAKIADFGLSNVFDDQRLLGTFCGSPLYASPEIVEGTPYQGPEVDCWSLGVLLYTLVYGSMPFDGSNFKRLVKQISQGDYYEPRKPSRASTLIRDMLTVCPRKRASIEQICSHWWVNENDNVSCLDLAEDLANQTPVRLDVLLSLTPATITADQLVVPSAEGAAAAKAAANERVPRSHSVGSIRDMGPPNTEAERRILDMVAAGGEAALMPSPTRTITPAQSPVQTKRKLQATVSTENAAGITAKKKEKPANSSFVISKEGAPLTEAPPTIIEPPHAPPTLMEADTIAHIPEEGPSPSYSQKDMQLVGDLCEQLMGDGSATAPLPITAPAPTPAPTTVARQATRGKLDAVVETPEEKDATKVIKKFVNKHKTADLVNAINESASKAAAPVGAVVPPPFVRKCSLQDESTLNKFNAERRKSRILETAEKFQPPPQVAATAPEKPKKLSIPGVSVGSFKKEFEKKATNPPAADGPTPGELRAQEQVAAAAAAAQEAEALGTPPPTPPVVAPSLEASDSKNSVASVSLDEARRSMENSIALLLQAQNESSKEVDQLCAQTETIGVSEPATLQDRERKLKNARAIIGNAIQPASPGAEGPPTPPGAVKTSTASITLKSATLPRRKINAKAEVQLDIKPRIPEQGAPPQPAMRFSTEMQHPVADLRSAPPREGPIPYSPIKTTLQARATSLEPKEHVITIQRPPTQHAYGRTSSNTTTRSGSLSRQSTVESESDATTTTATNMSQATITSTSQPIKKSPREFIIPIAVEGGGFITPRERSVEPSESSHTTSSRSTFTRLRPSRRIGSLLSEAGFDEGSPFQKMRTTSITRDGGSGGAEDEARFTPHRLRSSRPVKKISQDNDSQSSNEEDDDDDDGFEILTAENLFSTLLQRVRALTNRLNVNSDLTVGFPSHSSRLLTDISRQAQSHSPFWSQGSPFASVLRSQVSYTYSETVEKKKVRLNSSNSSGLGAPWRHSMSRDLGSDMESMFSRTGATLPRGHQQGKNKPSSAPVHVEKASTTSAANSEEPLDLADLDLSRLRLSKKDLETLSSITPGLPKCFQEQLLAKLPPTQARKLSRTLSVQTPSANSSSSTPKAAYKRSQSGGRGHQADPQPPEELADFKAKPLTDAPKTTSASTAIYRRSLSRSQAATQPSGQEVESRPTQAAKSRSSSVCRDDYGKSSLCSSTYTSDISEKYKYYSPYLSKSSNVSPSTASKEAAEKRYSGGLGRPPSGCLSPPPQLPQVAASEGTSSLRIGRSSQRRISRFLRPDFFDEPRDRETQSMLREIREKSIDRQAQVETQAQDLRRRKHSLPNVEQAEPPAGAAPTRSSMRHSRNKSMELFTDAESNGQAQEPIKTPSARQRSVSRARELETELDKHELADKILQELQLLSAVRTQHEQDQESEKTEETSTIRKVKKLRPKEAPANEPEATKTSSTTTSTTTTLVRKVKKVTKRTDETTKTTASENTDLASSALPKETKLKRPKSYPMKDLGLSLKSSTDLPEPTASLLPSKLPSKLPSGLTNEPAGEAAPRESRLMRPKSYPATKLATPKELRKVTRSGAAIPTITEAIPAPSAMATPTSSKSTSEEKSLSATPTGTMSTVTDAKETGSSSGDSRPTTIKKIIKVSKKSKLMPPTPVTPTTPTTTATNTANTTPVDSSKESSPVIKAKEKSPEKKPSKGLLYALGQKFEKLRDSAMSKEKKAGSAGAAAALACTQKQGSPEERSSPEKYKKKVVEPEKSLELGATEDKRVDKRSRFDTMLRTLRERSVPRSQPNGRVSPKRAASVEELHAGSQEGQGKPGGAVNKMFGGFLRRFDRESSEQRRVRSTRSTSNIERQVREEQDRQLDASLPTSPIYQNVVKATKVQAAPTPATEENCNCETACPDCRQNKGQDLATTTTNAPASSTSSASSKEKRKGLMLDLASASVSSRGATTATATTSTTPSNGSRYRGCKTNPALINGNGALGMGMGMGMGIYSNLPPYPGAIKSASSNNSSSQQSVENATNNNSTITNNNNCSSQTSGYRTSSAHEINRNNPLLTPSFENIANYSSDSRSYQDDCASTSTFLSPTEEPELYFDNWSICSEDNYMLHATPSPTVSRLSRASLSSPTRCSESSDPNESVIDRIKRRSFYSRFNEQKKPRRTSSIVGPSAVRDYYREQQAAVKARSSHKLHAPDLDPPPRAHSPDIAQQFFRPLKLSPVGTELKPPVYRSALDYSVSSVAGATTSKPRKSLNDIRNTSPSFLGKRYDTADYSSVPMRYKSSSSSSPSNGAIASGYYNTYNPKRRSSYTLNGSLPTATSGSSAAGSSHLDGYATLGRRSIRPYDHRTMSLLEPPTTSSSRSGEGSSYQRREARTPVRDYTSSISRSGSRYRTSSATRSPTNI; this is encoded by the exons ATGGTGATAAGCAAACCCGATGGAGCGGCGCCCAATGGAGCGGCAGGAGGAGCGGGCGCCTCGTCGGCGGCACAGACAGTCGCTGCTCCCGGCGGGCTCGACGCCACCGGGAACAGTCTGGCGCATCCTTCGGGGATACCGCAGGATCAAATAGACAATATCATGAGTGGCATTGCCAACACGGGCAACGTCAAAATGAACAATCATCGCAAGAAGCTGCGACAAAG ATTTGATATTATTAAGAAACTAGGACAAGGCACCTATGGCAAGGTGCAGTTAGGTATAAATAAGGAAACCGGCCAGGAGGTGGCCATCAAAACCATTAAGAAGTGCAAAATCGAGGCCGAGGCGGATTTAGTGCGCATCCGGCGCGAGGTGCAGATCATGAGCTCAGTGCATCATCCCAACATCATCCACATCTACGAAG tattcGAGAACCGTGAGAAAATGGTGCTGGTTATGGAGTTCGCCGCTGGCGGCGAGCTCTACGACTACCTGTCCGAGCGGAAGGTGCTCACCGAGGAGGAGGCGCGCCGCATCTTCCGCCAGGTGGCCACCGCCGTCTACTACTGTCACAAGCACAAGATCTGCCATCGGGATCTCAAGCTGGAGAACATCCTGCTGGACGAAAAGGGCAATGCCAAG ATTGCCGACTTTGGCCTGTCGAATGTGTTTGACGACCAGCGCCTGCTGGGCACCTTCTGCGGCTCCCCCCTCTATGCCTCGCCAGAAATCGTGGAGGGAACGCCGTATCAGGGACCCGAGGTGGACTGCTGGTCATTGGGCGTGCTGCTCTACACGCTGGTCTACGGTTCCATGCCCTTCGACGGGTCCAACTTCAAGCGGCTGGTGAAGCAGATCAGCCAGGGCGACTACTACGAGCCGAGGAAGCCTTCGCGGGCCTCCACGCTCATCCGGGACATGCTCACCGTGTGTCCGAGGAAGCGGGCCAGCATCGAGCAGATCTGTTCGCACTGGTGGGTGAACGAGAACGACAATGTGTCCTGCCTGGATCTGGCCGAGGATCTGGCCAACCAGACCCCAGTGCGACTGGACGTCCTGCTCTCCTTGACGCCAGCCACCATTACGGCGGATCAGTTGGTGGTGCCCTCGGCGGAGGGAGCCGCTGCGGCCAAGGCGGCGGCGAACGAACGTGTGCCCCGTTCGCATTCGGTGGGCTCCATCCGGGACATGGGACCACCGAACACGGAGGCGGAGCGTCGCATCCTGGACATGGTGGCCG CTGGAGGAGAAGCAGCCCTGATGCCCTCGCCCACCAGGACCATTACGCCCGCCCAGAGTCCGGTGCAGACGAAGAGGAAGCTGCAGGCCACTGTTTCCACGGAGAATGCAGCCGGGATCACGGCCAAAAAGAAGGAGAAGCCGGCCAACAGCTCGTTTGTGATCAGCAAGGAGGGAGCGCCACTGACTGAGGCACCACCCACGATCATCGAACCCCCCCATGCTCCCCCCACGCTCATGGAGGCGGACACGATTGCCCATATACCAGAGGAAGGCCCATCCCCCAGTTACTCCCAGAAAGACATGCAATTGGTGGGCGATCTCTGCGAACAGCTAATGGGCGATGGCTCCGCTACAGCTCCGCTACCTATAACTGCACCTGCACCCACACCCGCACCCACAACCGTGGCCCGACAGGCCACCCGGGGCAAGCTGGACGCTGTGGTGGAGACGCCCGAGGAGAAGGATGCCACCAAGGTGATCAAGAAGTTTGTAAACAAGCACAAGACCGCCGATCTGGTGAACGCCATCAATGAGAGCGCCTCCAAGGCGGCGGCGCCTGTGGGCGCAGTGGTGCCGCCTCCCTTCGTTCGCAAGTGCAGCCTGCAGGACGAGTCCACCCTGAACAAGTTCAATGCGGAGCGTCGGAAGTCGCGCATCCTGGAAACGGCCGAGAAGTTCCAGCCCCCGCCGCAAGTGGCCGCAACAGCTCCCGAAAAGCCCAAGAAGCTGAGCATACCTGGCGTCAGTGTGGGCAGTTTCAAGAAGGAGTTCGAGAAGAAGGCCACCAATCCGCCGGCGGCCGATGGACCCACGCCCGGTGAGCTGAGGGCTCAGGAGCAGGTGGCTGCAGCAGCGGCTGCCGCCCAGGAAGCCGAGGCCCTGGGCACACCACCGCCAACACCGCCAGTGGTGGCGCCATCCCTGGAGGCCAGCGATTCCAAGAACTCGGTGGCCTCCGTTTCGCTGGACGAGGCCCGGCGCTCCATGGAGAACTCCATAGCCCTGCTGCTGCAGGCCCAGAACGAGTCCAGCAAGGAGGTGGACCAGTTGTGCGCCCAAACCGAGACCATCGGAGTCAGTGAGCCGGCGACGCTGCAGGATCGCGAGCGTAAGTTGAAAAACGCGCGCGCCATCATCGGAAATGCCATCCAACCAG CCTCGCCGGGTGCCGAAGGACCTCCAACTCCCCCAGGAGCGGTCAAGACATCGACGGCTTCGATTACCCTGAAATCGGCCACCCTGCCGCGTCGGAAGATCAACGCCAAGGCGGAGGTTCAGCTGGACATCAAGCCGCGAATCCCGGAACAGGGGGCTCCTCCCCAGCCGGCGATGCGCTTCAGCACGGAGATGCAGCATCCGGTGGCCGACCTGCGCAGTGCCCCGCCCCGCGAGGGCCCCATCCCCTACAGTCCCATCAAGACGACGCTGCAGGCGAGGGCCACCAGTCTGGAGCCCAAGGAGCACGTCATAACCATACAGCGACCGCCCACGCAGCACGCCTACGGACGCACCAGCTCCAACACAACCACGCG TTCCGGTTCGCTGTCGCGGCAATCGACGGTGGAATCCGAGTCGGatgccaccaccaccacggcCACGAACATGTCGCAGGCCACCATCACGAGCACCTCGCAGCCCATCAAGAAGAGTCCGCGGGAGTTCATCATCCCGATTGCCGTCGAAGGGGGCGGCTTCATCACGCCCCGGGAGCGCAGCGTGGAGCCATCGGAGTCGAGCCACACCACAAGCAGCCGGTCGACGTTCACCCGCCTGCGTCCGTCGCGTCGCATTGG CTCACTGTTAAGCGAGGCAGGCTTCGATGAGGGCTCGCCATTCCAGAAGATGCGCACCACTTCGATAACCCGGGATGGCGGCAGCGGAGGCGCCGAGGACGAGGCCCGCTTCACCCCGCACCGACTCAG GAGCTCAAGACCCGTCAAGAAAATTAGTCAAGACAACGATTCGCAAAGCTCAAACGAGGAGgacgatgatgacgacgatggCTTTGAGATACTAACGGCGGAGAATCTGTTCTCGACACTGCTGCAGCGG GTGCGGGCCCTAACGAATCGGCTGAACGTCAACAGTGACCTGACGGTCGGATTCCCCAGCCATTCTAGTCGCCTGCTCACGGACATTTCGCGGCAGGCCCAAAGTCACAGTCCATTCTGGAGCCAGGGCAGTCCTTTTGCCAG TGTGCTTAGATCTCAAGTTAGTTATACCTATAGCGAAACGGTCGAGAAGAAGAAAGT CCGCCtgaacagcagcaacagcagcggaCTGGGAGCTCCTTGGCGGCACAGCATGTCCCGGGATCTGGGCAGCGACATGGAATCGATGTTCTCGCGCACGGGGGCCACGCTGCCAAGAG GTCATCAGCAAGGCAAGAACAAGCCCAGCTCAGCTCCTGTCCATGTGGAGAAGGCTTCCACAACGTCTGCTGCGAACAGCGAGGAGCCTTTGGACCTGGCCGATCTGGATCTCTCGCGGCTGCGACTCAGCAAGAAGGATTTGGAGACCTTGTCCAGCATAACGCCCGGCTTGCCCAAGTGTTTccaggagcagctgctggcCAAGCTACCGCCCACTCAGGCGCGCAAGTTATCCCGCACGCTGAGCGTGCAGACACCCAGTGCGAACAGTAGCTCCTCCACGCCCAAGGCCGCCTACAAACGCAGCCAGAGCGGCGGACGGGGCCACCAGGCGGATCCACAGCCGCCGGAGGAGTTGGCGGACTTCAAGGCCAAGCCACTGACAGATGCCCCCAAGACCACATCCGCCAGCACAGCCATTTACCGGCGAAGCCTCAGCCGCAGCCAGGCGGCCACTCAACCGTCTGGCCAGGAAGTCGAGAGTCGGCCAACCCAGGCGGCCAAAAGCCGCAGCAGCAGTGTCTGCCGCGATGACTATGGCAAATCCTCGCTCTGCAGCAGCACTTACACCAGCGACATTAGCGAGAAGTACAAGTACTACTCCCCGTACTTGAGCAAGTCCAGCAATGTGAGTCCATCGACGGCCTCAAAGGAGGCGGCGGAGAAGCGCTACAGCGGTGGGCTGGGCCGACCGCCCAGTGGTTGTCTTTCGCCTCCACCGCAGCTGCCGCAGGTGGCTGCCTCCGAGGGCACCAGCTCCCTGCGGATCGGACGCTCCTCGCAGCGCCGAATCTCACGGTTTCTGCGGCCCGACTTCTTCGATGAACCACGAGATCGGGAAACCCAAAGCATGCTGAGGGAAATACGCGAAAAGTCCATCGATCGGCAGGCTCAGGTGGAAACGCAGGCACAGGACTTGAGGCGTCGCAAGCACAGTTTGCCCAATGTGGAGCAGGCAGAGCCACCTGCTGGAGCAGCACCCACCAGATCCTCCATGCGGCATTCGCGCAACAAGAGCATGGAGCTGTTCACAGATGCCGAATCGAATGGACAGGCTCAGGAGCCCATCAAGACACCATCGGCCAGGCAGCGAAGTGTGTCGAGAGCCCGGGAACTGGAAACAGAACTGGACAAACATGAACTGGCGGACAAGATACTCCAGGAGTTGCAGCTTCTGTCCGCTGTGAGAACCCAGCATGAACAGGACCAGGAGTCTGAGAAAACAGAAGAGACCTCCACCATTAGGAAGGTGAAAAAGTTGAGACCCAAGGAGGCTCCAGCAAATGAGCCAGAGGCTACCAAAACCTCTTCCACGACCACCTCTACTACCACAACTTTGGTGAGGAAAGTCAAGAAGGTGACCAAGAGAACGGATGAAACCACCAAGACTACTGCATCGGAAAACACTGATCTGGCCAGCTCTGCTCTGCCCAAggaaaccaaattaaaaagaccCAAATCGTATCCAATGAAAGATCTTGGCTTGAGCCTCAAATCCTCAACAGATCTCCCAGAACCAACTGCCTCACTCCTGCCCAGCAAACTGCCCAGTAAGTTGCCATCAGGACTCACCAATGAGCCCGCTGGAGAAGCAGCTCCTCGAGAGAGTCGCCTGATGCGACCCAAAAGCTATCCGGCCACCAAGCTGGCCACACCCAAAGAGCTTCGCAAAGTGACGCGTAGTGGAGCGGCCATACCCACAATAACAGAGGCTATTCCGGCTCCCTCGGCCATGGCCACACCCACTAGTTCCAAATCCACTTCCGAGGAGAAGTCCCTTTCGGCCACACCAACCGGAACCATGTCCACCGTAACGGATGCCAAGGAAACCGGCTCCTCATCCGGCGATTCGCGACCCACGACCATCAAGAAGATCATCAAGGTGTCCAAGAAATCCAAGCTAATGCCGCCCACACCAGTGACGCCAACCACTCCGACCACCACAGCCACCAACACTGCTAACACCACACCCGTGGACAGCTCCAAGGAGTCCAGTCCGGTGATCAAGGCCAAGGAGAAGTCGCCGGAAAAGAAGCCCAGCAAGGGTTTGCTCTACGCCCTGGGCCAGAAGTTCGAGAAGCTGCGGGATTCCGCCATGAGCAAGGAGAAGAAGGCGGGCTcagctggagcagcagccGCTCTGGCCTGCACCCAAAAGCAGGGATCGCCCGAAGAGCGCAGCTCGCCGGAGAAATACAAGAAGAAGGTGGTGGAACCGGAGAAGTCCCTGGAGCTTGGTGCCACCGAGGACAAGCGGGTGGACAAGCGATCGCGCTTCGACACCATGCTGCGCACCCTGAGGGAAAGATCCGTGCCCAGATCGCAGCCCAACGGGCGGGTAAGTCCGAAGCGAGCGGCCAGCGTGGAGGAACTGCATGCGGGATCCCAAGAGGGCCAGGGAAAACCGGGCGGAGCAGTGAACAAAATGTTTGGAGGCTTCTTGCGCCGCTTCGACAGGGAAAGTAGTGAGCAAAGGCGGGTGCGGAGCACCCGATCCACCAGCAACATTGAGCGACAGGTGCGCGAGGAGCAGGACCGGCAACTGGACGCCTCACTGCCCACCTCGCCCATCTACCAGAATGTGGTGAAGGCCACGAAGGTGCAGGCTGCTCCAACGCCAGCCACCGAAGAGAACTGCAACTGCGAAACAGCCTGTCCAGACTGCCGGCAAAACAAGGGACAGGACctggccaccaccaccaccaatgCCCCGGCCAGCAGCACATCCTCAGCCAGCAGCAAGGAGAAGCGGAAGGGTCTCATGTTGGATCTGGCCAGCGCCAGTGTGTCCAGCAGAGGAGCGACCACCGCCACggccaccaccagcaccaccccCTCGAATGGTAGCAGGTATCGGGGATGCAAAACCAATCCGGCCTTGATAAACGGCAACGGGGCactgggcatgggcatgggcatgggcatgggcatctACTCCAATCTGCCGCCCTATCCCGGAGCCATCAAGAGTGCCAGCTCCAACAACAGCTCCAGCCAGCAGTCCGTGGAGAATGCCACCAACAACAACTCCACCATCacgaacaacaacaattgcagCTCGCAGACTTCTGGCTACAGAACCTCATCGGCGCACGAGATCAACCGGAACAATCCGCTTTTGACGCCCTCCTTCGAGAACATTGCCAACTACTCCTCGGACTCGCGCAGCTACCAGGATGACTGcgcctccacctccacctttCTGTCGCCCACTGAAGAGCCGGAGCTGTATTTCGACAACTGGTCCATTTGCTCCGAGGACAACTACATGCTGCATGCCACGCCCTCGCCGACGGTGTCCCGCTTGTCCAGGGCCTCCTTGTCGTCGCCCACCCGCTGCTCGGAGAGCTCCGATCCCAACGAGAGCGTGATCGACCGGATCAAGCGGCGCAGCTTCTACAGCCGCTTCAACGAGCAGAAGAAGCCGCGGCGCACCAGCAGCATAGTGGGTCCCTCGGCGGTGCGGGACTACTACCGGGAGCAGCAGGCGGCGGTCAAGGCGCGCTCCAGCCACAAGCTGCATGCCCCGGACCTGGACCCGCCCCCCAGAGCCCATTCGCCGGACATAGCCCAGCAGTTCTTCAGGCCCCTCAAGCTGAGTCCCGTGGGAACGGAGCTCAAGCCGCCGGTCTACCGCTCTGCCCTGGACTACTCCGTGTCCTCCGTGGCGGGGGCCACCACCAGCAAGCCGAGGAAGAGCCTGAACGATATCAGGAACACCTCGCCCTCGTTCCTCGGCAAACGCTACGACACCGCCGACTACAGTTCGGTGCCCATGCGGTACAAGAGCTCCTCCAGCTCGAGTCCGAGCAACGGAGCCATTGCCAGTGGCTATTACAACACGTACAATCCGAAGCGCAGGTCGTCGTACACGCTGAACGGCAGTCTGCCCACTGCGACCAGCGGAAGCAGTGCAGCAGGAAGCAGCCATCTGGACGGGTACGCCACCCTGGGCCGGCGATCCATCCGGCCGTATGACCATCGAACCATGTCCCTGCTGGAGCCACCGACCACGAGCAGTAGCCGGAGCGGCGAGGGATCCTCCTATCAGAGGCGAGAGGCAAGGACCCCGGTCAGGGATTACACCTCCAGCATATCTCG TTCCGGATCGCGATATCGCACTTCATCGGCCACGCGCAGTCCGACAAACATTTGA